The following proteins are co-located in the Gavia stellata isolate bGavSte3 chromosome 36, bGavSte3.hap2, whole genome shotgun sequence genome:
- the NR4A1 gene encoding nuclear receptor subfamily 4immunitygroup A member 1 isoform X1, with amino-acid sequence MPCIQAQYGTAGTGPCERCPAEMLSPEGSRFPMEVAGADLAAAPALPSFSTFMEGYAGEFDAFLYQLPAGSQPTAAFKLEDFQVYGCYPGAFGGQPDETLSSSGSDCYGSPCSVPSPATPGFQPPQAPGWEGSFGAYSPPPNYEGGRPWAEPAKGGGSQPPFFAFGPPAPSPGGSPGTLKGQAGPSPRLDPRLLDTDAFALGQGSPGGFAGLPLAPASPLLEGPALAPTKARSPGAGEGRCAVCGDNASCQHYGVRTCEGCKGFFKRTVQKNAKYICLANKDCPVDKRRRNRCQFCRFQKCLAVGMVKEVVRTDSLKGRRGRLPSKPKQPPDTSPVSLITSLVRAHIDSVPSATKLDYSKFQESAPCQFEKEDSMDVQQFYDLLTGSMDVIRKWAEKIQGFAELPKEDQDLLLESAFLELFILRLAYRSKPEEGKLIFCNGVVLHRLQCVRGFGEWIDAILEFSQSLHRMSVDVPSFSCLAALVIITDRHGLKEPKRVEELQNRIVGCLKDHVAAAGAEPGRPGCLSKLLGKLPELRSLCTQGLQRIFYLKLEDLVPPPPIVDKIFMDTLPF; translated from the exons ATGCCCTGCATCCAGGCGCAGTACGGCACGGCGGGCACCGGCCCCTGCGAGCGCTGCCCGGCCGAGATGCTCAGCCCGGAGGGCAGCCGCTTCCCCATGGAGGTGGCCGGAGCGGACCtggcggccgcccccgccctGCCCAGCTTCAGCACCTTCATGGAGGGCTACGCCGGCGAGTTCGACGCCTTCCTCTACCAGCTGCCGGCCGGCAGCCAGCCCACCGCCGCCTTCAAGCTGGAGGACTTCCAGGTGTACGGCTGCTACCCCGGCGCCTTCGGCGGGCAGCCGGATGAGACCCTCTCCTCCAGCGGCTCGGACTGTTACGGCAGCCCCTGCTCCGTCCCCTCGCCTGCCACGCCGGGCTTCCAGCCGCCCCAGGCGCCGGGCTGGGAGGGCTCCTTCGGGGCCTACTCGCCCCCGCCGAACTACGAGGGCGGGCGGCCCTGGGCTGAGCCGGCCAAGGGCGGTGGGTCGCAGCCCCCCTTCTTTGCCTTCGGCCCCCCGGCACCCAGCCCCGGCGGGTCCCCCGGGACCCTGAAGGGGCAGGCGGGCCCCTCGCCCCGCCTGGACCCGCGGCTGCTGGACACGGACGCCTTCGCCCTGGGACAGGGCTCCCCCGGGGGCTTCGCCGGGCTGCCCCTGGCCCCCGCCTCGCCGCTGCTGGAGGGGCCAGCGCTGGCCCCCACCAAggcccgcagccccggggcgggcgaGGGCCGCTGCGCCGTCTGTGGGGACAACGCCTCCTGCCAGCACTACGGCGTGCGCACCTGCGAGGGCTGCAAGGGCTTCTTCAAG CGCACGGTGCAGAAGAACGCCAAGTACATCTGCCTGGCCAACAAGGACTGCCCCGTGGACAAGCGGCGGAGGAACCGCTGCCAGTTCTGCCGCTTCCAGAAGTGCCTGGCCGTCGGCATGGTCAAAGAAG TGGTCCGGACCGACAGCCTGaaggggcggcgggggcggctgCCTTCCAAGCCCAAGCAGCCACCGGACACGTCTCCCGTCAGCCTCATCACCTCCCTGGTGCGGGCGCACATCGACTCCGTCCCCAGTGCCACCAAGCTCGACTACTCCAAG TTCCAGGAGTCGGCGCCGTGCCAGTTCGAGAAGGAGGACTCGATGGACGTGCAGCAGTTTTACGACCTGCTCACCGGCTCCATGGACGTCATCCGCAAGTGGGCTGAGAAGATCCAGGGCTTCGCCGAACTGCCCAAGGAGGACCAGGACCTGCTGCTGGAGTCCGCTTTCCTCGAGCTCTTCATCCTGCGCCTGGCGTACCG CTCCAAGCCAGAGGAAGGGAAACTCATCTTCTGCAACGGGGTGGTGCTGCACCGCCTGCAATGCGTGCGGGGCTTCGGCGAGTGGATCGACGCCATCCTCGAGTTCTCCCAGAGCCTGCACCGCATGAGCGTTGACgtcccctccttctcctgcctcGCCGCCCTCGTCATCATCACAG ATCGCCACGGGCTGAAGGAGCCGAAGCGGGTGGAGGAGCTGCAGAACCGCATCGTGGGCTGCCTGAAGGACCACGTGGCAGCGGCgggggccgagccgggccgcCCCGGCTGCCTCTCCAAGCTGCTGGGCAAACTGCCCGAGCTGCGCAGCCTCTGCACCCAGGGCCTCCAGCGCATCTTCTACCTGAAGCTGGAGGACCtggtgccgccgccgcccatCGTCGACAAGATCTTCATGGACACGCTGCCCTTCTGA
- the NR4A1 gene encoding nuclear receptor subfamily 4immunitygroup A member 1 isoform X2: MPCIQAQYGTAGTGPCERCPAEMLSPEGSRFPMEVAGADLAAAPALPSFSTFMEGYAGEFDAFLYQLPAGSQPTAAFKLEDFQVYGCYPGAFGGQPDETLSSSGSDCYGSPCSVPSPATPGFQPPQAPGWEGSFGAYSPPPNYEGGRPWAEPAKGGGSQPPFFAFGPPAGPSPRLDPRLLDTDAFALGQGSPGGFAGLPLAPASPLLEGPALAPTKARSPGAGEGRCAVCGDNASCQHYGVRTCEGCKGFFKRTVQKNAKYICLANKDCPVDKRRRNRCQFCRFQKCLAVGMVKEVVRTDSLKGRRGRLPSKPKQPPDTSPVSLITSLVRAHIDSVPSATKLDYSKFQESAPCQFEKEDSMDVQQFYDLLTGSMDVIRKWAEKIQGFAELPKEDQDLLLESAFLELFILRLAYRSKPEEGKLIFCNGVVLHRLQCVRGFGEWIDAILEFSQSLHRMSVDVPSFSCLAALVIITDRHGLKEPKRVEELQNRIVGCLKDHVAAAGAEPGRPGCLSKLLGKLPELRSLCTQGLQRIFYLKLEDLVPPPPIVDKIFMDTLPF, encoded by the exons ATGCCCTGCATCCAGGCGCAGTACGGCACGGCGGGCACCGGCCCCTGCGAGCGCTGCCCGGCCGAGATGCTCAGCCCGGAGGGCAGCCGCTTCCCCATGGAGGTGGCCGGAGCGGACCtggcggccgcccccgccctGCCCAGCTTCAGCACCTTCATGGAGGGCTACGCCGGCGAGTTCGACGCCTTCCTCTACCAGCTGCCGGCCGGCAGCCAGCCCACCGCCGCCTTCAAGCTGGAGGACTTCCAGGTGTACGGCTGCTACCCCGGCGCCTTCGGCGGGCAGCCGGATGAGACCCTCTCCTCCAGCGGCTCGGACTGTTACGGCAGCCCCTGCTCCGTCCCCTCGCCTGCCACGCCGGGCTTCCAGCCGCCCCAGGCGCCGGGCTGGGAGGGCTCCTTCGGGGCCTACTCGCCCCCGCCGAACTACGAGGGCGGGCGGCCCTGGGCTGAGCCGGCCAAGGGCGGTGGGTCGCAGCCCCCCTTCTTTGCCTTCGGCCCCCCG GCGGGCCCCTCGCCCCGCCTGGACCCGCGGCTGCTGGACACGGACGCCTTCGCCCTGGGACAGGGCTCCCCCGGGGGCTTCGCCGGGCTGCCCCTGGCCCCCGCCTCGCCGCTGCTGGAGGGGCCAGCGCTGGCCCCCACCAAggcccgcagccccggggcgggcgaGGGCCGCTGCGCCGTCTGTGGGGACAACGCCTCCTGCCAGCACTACGGCGTGCGCACCTGCGAGGGCTGCAAGGGCTTCTTCAAG CGCACGGTGCAGAAGAACGCCAAGTACATCTGCCTGGCCAACAAGGACTGCCCCGTGGACAAGCGGCGGAGGAACCGCTGCCAGTTCTGCCGCTTCCAGAAGTGCCTGGCCGTCGGCATGGTCAAAGAAG TGGTCCGGACCGACAGCCTGaaggggcggcgggggcggctgCCTTCCAAGCCCAAGCAGCCACCGGACACGTCTCCCGTCAGCCTCATCACCTCCCTGGTGCGGGCGCACATCGACTCCGTCCCCAGTGCCACCAAGCTCGACTACTCCAAG TTCCAGGAGTCGGCGCCGTGCCAGTTCGAGAAGGAGGACTCGATGGACGTGCAGCAGTTTTACGACCTGCTCACCGGCTCCATGGACGTCATCCGCAAGTGGGCTGAGAAGATCCAGGGCTTCGCCGAACTGCCCAAGGAGGACCAGGACCTGCTGCTGGAGTCCGCTTTCCTCGAGCTCTTCATCCTGCGCCTGGCGTACCG CTCCAAGCCAGAGGAAGGGAAACTCATCTTCTGCAACGGGGTGGTGCTGCACCGCCTGCAATGCGTGCGGGGCTTCGGCGAGTGGATCGACGCCATCCTCGAGTTCTCCCAGAGCCTGCACCGCATGAGCGTTGACgtcccctccttctcctgcctcGCCGCCCTCGTCATCATCACAG ATCGCCACGGGCTGAAGGAGCCGAAGCGGGTGGAGGAGCTGCAGAACCGCATCGTGGGCTGCCTGAAGGACCACGTGGCAGCGGCgggggccgagccgggccgcCCCGGCTGCCTCTCCAAGCTGCTGGGCAAACTGCCCGAGCTGCGCAGCCTCTGCACCCAGGGCCTCCAGCGCATCTTCTACCTGAAGCTGGAGGACCtggtgccgccgccgcccatCGTCGACAAGATCTTCATGGACACGCTGCCCTTCTGA
- the ATG101 gene encoding autophagy-related protein 101: MNCRAEVLEVSVEGRQVEEAMLAVLHTVLLHRSTGKFHYKKEGTYSIGTVGTQDVDCDFIDFAYVRVSSEELDRALRKAVGEFKDALRNSGSDGMGQISLEFYQKKKSRWPFSDECIPWELWTIKVNVVNLANEQERQICREKVGEKLCEKIINIVEVMNRHEYLPKMPTQSEVDNVFDTSLKDVQPYLYKISYQITDSLGTSVTTTMRRLIKDTLAL; encoded by the exons ATGAACTGCCGCGCGGAGGTGCTGGAGGTGTCGGTGGAGGGTCGGCAGGTGGAGGAGGCCATGCTGGCGGTGCTCCACACCGTCCTGCTGCACCGCAGCACCGGCAAGTTCCACTACAAGAAGGAGGGCACCTACTCCATCGGCACTGTGGGCACCCAGGATGTGGACTGCGACTTCATTGACTTCGCCTATGTCCGCGTCTCCTCCGAGGAGCTGGACCGGGCCCTCCGCAAGGCCGTCGGGGAGTTCAAG GACGCGTTGCGCAACTCGGGCAGTGACGGGATGGGGCAGATCTCCCTGGAGTTCTACCAGAAGAAGAAGTCGCGCTGGCCCTTCTCGGATGAGTGTATCCCCTGGGAGCTGTGGACCATCAAGGTGAACGTGGTGAACCTGGCTAacgagcaggagaggcagatcTGCCGGGAGAAGGTGGGCGAGAAGCTCTGCGAGAAGATCATCAACATCGTGGAGGTGATGAATCGCCACGAGTACCTGCCCAAGATGCCCACCCAGTCGGAGGTGGACAATGTCTTTGACACCAGCCTGAAGGATGTGCAGCCCTACCTGTACAAGATTTCCTACCAAATCACGGACTCCCTGGGCACCTCAGTCACCACCACCATGCGCCGGCTCATCAAGGACACGCTGGCTCTGTAG